Proteins from one Cydia fagiglandana chromosome 13, ilCydFagi1.1, whole genome shotgun sequence genomic window:
- the LOC134669875 gene encoding prostaglandin reductase 1-like yields the protein MVLAKKYVVITPFVGEPKPENFVTVEEEIRPLEKNEFLAEAMYISVDPYQRVKLGNTFPCDMIGGQIARITESQNPEYPVGALVMGHFGWRTHTVVHPDNAKLCGQKPYMYLLPDFGELPVSLGLGMCGRVGNTAYFGFTEICKPVTGETVVVSGAAGAVGSHVGQIAKIIGCRVIGIAGSDDKCAWLVNELGFDCAANYKTVNIGDYLKQNAPNGVDCYFDNVGGEISSTVVAHMNEFGRVAVCGAISVYNETDPMKRKGTFLQPFIVGKQLKIEGFQVNRFAERTAEGIRQNLQWVKEGKLKYKNHIYDGFESAVDAFIGLFKGDNTGKSIVKVN from the exons ATGGTATTAGCCAAAAAATATGTGGTGATAACTCCGTTTGTAGGGGAACCCAAGCCTGAAAATTTTGTAACTGTTGAAGAAGAAATAAGACCTTTAGAGAAAAATG AATTTTTAGCTGAAGCGATGTACATAAGCGTAGATCCTTATCAGAGGGTGAAGCTTGGAAACACATTCCCTTGCGATATGATTGGAGGGCAAATTGCGag AATAACCGAAAGCCAAAATCCGGAATACCCAGTAGGCGCATTGGTTATGGGCCACTTCGGGTGGCGGACGCATACGGTAGTACACCCCGACAACGCGAAGCTGTGCGGTCAGAAACCCTACATGTACTTATTGCCAGATTTCGGGGAACTGCCCGTTTCGCTGGGGCTGGGTATGTGTGGAAGAGTTGG CAATACTGCGTACTTCGGCTTCACGGAAATCTGCAAGCCGGTAACTGGGGAAACCGTGGTAGTGTCGGGGGCAGCGGGCGCCGTAGGCTCACACGTCGgacaaattgccaaaattatag GTTGCAGAGTAATCGGCATCGCCGGATCCGACGACAAATGCGCCTGGCTGGTCAACGAGTTAGGCTTCGACTGCGCGGCCAACTACAAAACTGTGAACATTGGAGACTACCTCAAACAGAATGCTCCTAACGGCGTAGACTGTTACTTTGACAACGTCGGGGGGGAGATCAGCAGCACTGTGGTGGCGCACATGAATGAGTTCGGAAGGGTCGCGGTGTGCGGGGCTATCTCCGTCTATAATGAAACTGATCCTATGAAGCGTAAAG GTACTTTTCTTCAACCGTTCATAGTCGGGAAACAATTGAAAATCGAAGGATTCCAAGTTAACAGATTTGCTGAGCGCACTGCAGAAGGCATACGACAAaatttacaatgggtgaaagaAGGAAAACTGAAATATAAGAACCACATCTACGACGGATTTGAATCTGCGGTAGATGCATTTATAGGTTTATTCAAAGGAGATAATACAGGGAAATCTATTGTAAAAGTCAATTAA
- the LOC134670088 gene encoding muscle M-line assembly protein unc-89-like has translation MGGCRCTYKNCTIRSDGKTHLFHYPVFDKVRCHEWLMRAGRYDFLNLKVSQLKNRCICQHHFADDWFMNDKKEKLKLKAVPTLDGPFCDVSKFKETEMPQKMLGLYPLACEVAENDDFFDRKSNYNLLYADYLTNDAMDYKMIDMDTKNWTNIENVTPPANNNITEVYTHRTRYGGKSKINQINIPEKDVAKEIVVEVPLLTDQQNNAIVTKQEFPPQVEAPPLLEFSKKKSKVRIISEKKITEPEKKISVPVSAASFEVVKPSMILSINKNKSKNIANNTHVPQPIQVKEDQTILNDVEKSVNNVVDEIIMSFNNEKEEEIVQKNMPTSCKRDEMNLPKILNTSEPSKFDLKINLNEPNPLEKPKSPQKRECHKLHSNKNILSPERVAAINEKRKFNMKLKDIIAEELSRLEEQASTDKDILVSKKTLNNYTARSERVRTSLSKDPSLPNEHAYIVHYLEARMEKMENLLLNKIDQNTKKIMDLKRTIETKEDDKPLPAKSSTKSDLSDEAHKKQLYKEISKYLTPNCNSLLYEELFINKYDPNEGKVASAPAKRKRNR, from the exons ATGGGAGGGTGCCGGTGCACCTACAAGAATTGTACCATTAGGTCTGATGGGAAGACCCACTTATTTCACTATCCAGTATTTGACAAGGTCCGTTGCCAtgagtggctgatgagagccgGCCGTTATGACTTCCTAAACTTAAAGGTCTCTCAACTTAAGAATCGGTGTATATGTCAACACCATTTTGCAGACGACTGGTTCATGAATGATAAA AAagagaaattaaaattaaaagcagTACCTACCTTGGATGGTCCGTTTTGTGATGTAAGCAAATTTAAAGAAACAGAAATGCCACAGAAAATGTTGGGTTTATACCCATTAGCATGTGAGGTTGCTGAAAATGATGACTTCTTTGATAGAAAGTCAAACTATAACTTACTTTATGCAGATTATTTAACTAATGACGCcatggattataaaatgatagATATGGACACTAAAAACTGGACAAATATAGAGAATGTGACCCCTCCAGCTAACAATAATATTACAGAAGTGTATACCCATAGAACTCGATATGGAGGTAAATCTAAAATTAACCAAATAAATATACCAGAAAAAGATGTGGCTAAGGAAATTGTAGTTGAAGTTCCACTTCTCACAGATCAACAAAATAATGCAATTGTTACCAAACAAGAATTTCCACCGCAAGTTGAAGCTCCACCATTACTTGAATTTAGTAAGAAAAAGAGTAAAGTAAGAATAATATCAGAAAAAAAGATAACAGAACCAGAAAAAAAGATAAGTGTTCCTGTTTCTGCTGCATCATTTGAGGTAGTTAAGCCTTCAATGATTTTAAGTATCAATAAGAATAAATCTAAGAATATAGCAAATAACACTCATGTGCCTCAGCCTATACAAGTAAAAGAAGATCAGACAATTCTAAATGACGTAGAGAAAAGTGTAAACAATGTAGTTGATGAGATCATAATGTCATTTAATAATGAAAAGGAAGAAGAAATTGTGCAAAAAAACATGCCTACCTCTTGTAAACGGGATGAAATGAATCTTCCAAAAATACTTAACACTAGTGAGCCAAGTAAATTTGACCTTAAAATTAACTTGAATGAACCAAATCCTTTAGAAAAACCCAAGTCTCCTCAAAAGAGAGAATGCCATAAACTTCACAgcaacaaaaatatattgtcACCAGAAAGAGTTGCTGCAATTAATGAGAAACGAAAGTTCAATATGAAACTGAAGGATATCATTGCAGAAGAACTAAGCCGATTAGAAGAGCAAGCTTCTACTGATAAAGATATTCTGGTCTCAAAGAAAACCTTAAataactatacagctagatctGAAAGAGTAAGGACTTCTTTATCAAAAGATCCCAGTCTTCCGAATGAGCATGCTTATATCGTACACTATTTAGAGGCAAGaatggaaaaaatggaaaacttGTTGTTAAACAAAATTGATCAAAACACTAAGAAGATCATGGATTTGAAAAGAACGATTGAAACTAAAGAAGATGATAAACCACTCCCTGCAAAATCATCAACGAAAAGTGATTTAAGTGATGAAGCACATAAAAAACAGCTCTACAAGGaaatttcaaaatatttaacACCTAACTGTAACAGTTTACTTTACGAAGAACTTTTTATTAATAAGTATGATCCAAATGAAGGAAAGGTTGCGTCTGCACCAGctaaaaggaaaagaaatagaTGA